A region from the Bradyrhizobium erythrophlei genome encodes:
- a CDS encoding alpha/beta hydrolase family protein, protein MRRRWSLAIAGVILILAGGMLAWLTQTSGGIRIEDIRFKGAKGNTMSALLYIPPNATAQTPAPGILAVHGYINSRETQDGFAIEFARRGYVVLALDQTGHGYGDPPAFANGFGGPDGLAHLRSLDFVDKNNIGLEGHSMGGWTVLAAAAAMPNDYKSMVLEGSSTGKPFAADGTASWPRNVALVFAQYEEFSNLMWGVERARDVTQSPKLWAMFGTQGPVEPGKVYGDIAQGTARVLYTPAITHPAEHISHEAIGYSLDWFAKTLQGGTPRPVDDQIWFRKEIGTLIALIGFVALLIGVFDGLLEAPMFSHLRLPEIADGTEPAPTAPDSRRWTAAFILTAFIPALTYYPAFALAGTFVTASAWLPQGITNQIMVWAIINALITLALMPFAPKRASRSGIIGPSILIALLTIIVGYAALWLADLAFKIDFRFWIVALKLMSARQFLIFLIYLLPFTAFFVIALHVLHRNFSTIAAPRAALYFTNVLALTLGFIVLLGLQYGTLWLSGKLFNPLPDPGFVPLSTIVAIQFVPLLGICAIIATFTWRRTGSSLPGALICGLFATWYVVAGTATQAAF, encoded by the coding sequence ATGCGCCGCAGATGGTCCCTGGCGATCGCCGGGGTGATCTTGATTCTCGCTGGCGGGATGCTGGCCTGGCTGACGCAGACCTCAGGCGGCATCCGGATCGAGGATATCCGCTTTAAGGGCGCCAAGGGCAACACCATGAGCGCCCTGCTCTATATCCCGCCGAATGCGACTGCGCAGACCCCCGCCCCCGGCATCCTCGCGGTGCACGGCTACATCAATTCGCGCGAGACCCAGGACGGCTTTGCGATCGAATTCGCCCGACGGGGTTACGTGGTGCTGGCGCTGGACCAGACCGGCCACGGCTACGGCGACCCGCCGGCCTTCGCCAACGGCTTTGGCGGTCCCGATGGGCTGGCGCATCTGCGCAGCCTCGACTTCGTCGACAAGAATAATATCGGCCTCGAAGGCCACTCGATGGGCGGCTGGACGGTGCTTGCCGCCGCGGCCGCGATGCCGAACGACTACAAGTCGATGGTGCTGGAGGGCTCCTCGACGGGCAAGCCGTTCGCCGCCGACGGCACCGCCAGTTGGCCGCGCAACGTCGCTCTGGTGTTCGCGCAATACGAGGAATTTTCCAATCTGATGTGGGGCGTGGAGCGCGCCCGCGACGTCACTCAAAGCCCGAAACTCTGGGCGATGTTCGGCACCCAAGGTCCGGTCGAGCCCGGCAAAGTCTATGGCGACATCGCGCAAGGCACGGCAAGGGTGCTCTATACGCCGGCGATCACCCACCCCGCCGAACACATTTCGCATGAGGCGATCGGCTACAGCCTTGACTGGTTCGCCAAGACGCTGCAGGGCGGGACGCCGCGCCCAGTGGACGACCAGATCTGGTTCCGCAAGGAAATCGGCACGCTGATCGCACTGATCGGCTTTGTCGCGCTGCTGATCGGGGTGTTCGACGGCCTGCTCGAGGCGCCGATGTTTTCGCACCTGCGCCTGCCCGAGATCGCCGACGGTACTGAGCCGGCTCCGACGGCGCCCGACAGCCGGCGCTGGACCGCGGCGTTCATCCTGACCGCCTTCATCCCCGCGCTGACCTATTACCCGGCCTTCGCGCTAGCCGGCACCTTTGTCACGGCGTCGGCCTGGCTGCCCCAGGGCATCACCAACCAGATCATGGTCTGGGCCATCATCAATGCGCTGATCACGCTGGCGCTGATGCCGTTCGCGCCGAAGCGCGCCTCGCGAAGCGGTATCATCGGGCCGTCGATCCTGATCGCGCTCCTGACAATCATTGTCGGCTATGCCGCGCTGTGGCTGGCAGACCTCGCCTTCAAGATCGATTTCCGGTTCTGGATCGTCGCGCTGAAGCTGATGAGCGCCAGGCAGTTCCTGATATTCCTGATCTATCTGCTGCCGTTCACGGCGTTCTTCGTGATCGCCCTGCACGTGCTGCACCGGAACTTCTCAACCATCGCGGCTCCCCGGGCAGCCCTCTATTTCACCAACGTCCTGGCCCTGACGCTCGGCTTCATCGTGCTGCTCGGCCTGCAATACGGCACGCTGTGGCTATCCGGCAAACTGTTCAACCCGCTGCCCGATCCCGGCTTCGTGCCGCTTTCCACCATCGTCGCCATCCAGTTCGTGCCCCTGCTTGGAATCTGCGCCATTATCGCGACCTTCACCTGGCGGCGGACCGGCTCCAGCCTGCCCGGCGCCCTGATCTGTGGGCTGTTCGCGACCTGGTATGTGGTGGCGGGCACGGCCACACAGGCGGCGTTCTAA
- a CDS encoding NADP-dependent isocitrate dehydrogenase: MAKIKVTNPVVELDGDEMTRIIWQYIKDKLITPFLDINLMYFDLGMEYRDKTNDQVTVDAANAIKKVGVGVKCATITPDEARVKEFGLKEMWKSPNGTIRNILGGVVFREPIICKNVPRLVPGWTKPIIIGRHAFGDQYRATDFKFPGKGTLTMKFVGEDGKVIERDVYKSPSAGVALAMYNLDDSIADFARASLNMGLAKNYSVYLSTKNTILKVYDGRFKDIFQDVFDKEFKTQFDAKKITYEHRLIDDMVAAAMKWSGGYVWACKNYDGDVQSDTVAQGYGSLGLMTSVLMTPDGKTVEAEAAHGTVTRHYREHQKGKETSTNSIASIFAWTRGLSHRAKLDNNAELEKFAATLEKVCVETVEAGFMTKDLALLVGAEQRWLSTTGFLDKVAENLTKAIAA, from the coding sequence ATGGCAAAAATCAAGGTGACCAACCCCGTCGTCGAACTCGATGGCGACGAGATGACCCGGATCATCTGGCAGTACATCAAGGACAAGCTGATTACCCCGTTCCTCGATATCAACCTGATGTATTTCGACCTCGGGATGGAATACCGCGACAAGACCAACGACCAGGTCACCGTGGACGCCGCCAACGCCATCAAGAAGGTCGGCGTCGGCGTCAAGTGCGCCACCATCACCCCCGACGAGGCCCGGGTGAAGGAGTTCGGCCTGAAGGAGATGTGGAAGTCGCCGAACGGCACCATCCGCAACATCCTCGGCGGCGTGGTGTTCCGCGAGCCCATCATCTGCAAGAACGTGCCGCGGTTGGTGCCGGGCTGGACCAAGCCGATCATCATCGGCCGCCACGCCTTCGGCGACCAGTACCGCGCCACCGATTTCAAGTTTCCCGGCAAGGGCACCCTGACGATGAAATTCGTCGGCGAGGACGGCAAGGTGATCGAGCGCGACGTCTACAAGTCCCCGAGCGCCGGCGTCGCTCTCGCTATGTACAATCTCGACGATTCCATCGCCGATTTCGCGCGCGCCTCGCTCAACATGGGCCTTGCGAAAAACTATTCGGTCTACCTGTCGACCAAGAACACCATCCTCAAGGTCTATGACGGCCGCTTCAAGGACATCTTCCAGGACGTCTTCGACAAGGAATTCAAGACCCAATTCGACGCCAAGAAGATCACCTACGAACATCGCCTGATCGACGACATGGTCGCCGCCGCGATGAAGTGGTCAGGCGGCTACGTCTGGGCCTGCAAGAACTACGACGGCGACGTGCAGTCCGATACGGTGGCGCAGGGCTACGGCTCGCTCGGCCTGATGACCTCGGTGCTGATGACGCCGGACGGCAAGACGGTGGAAGCCGAGGCCGCCCACGGCACGGTCACGCGGCATTACCGCGAGCATCAGAAGGGCAAGGAGACCTCGACCAACTCGATCGCCTCGATCTTCGCCTGGACCCGCGGCCTGTCGCACCGCGCCAAGCTCGACAACAATGCCGAGCTGGAGAAGTTCGCAGCAACGCTGGAGAAGGTCTGCGTCGAGACCGTCGAGGCCGGCTTCATGACCAAGGATCTCGCGCTCCTGGTCGGCGCCGAACAGCGCTGGCTCTCCACCACCGGTTTCCTCGACAAGGTCGCGGAAAACCTGACCAAGGCGATCGCGGCGTAG
- a CDS encoding DUF3455 domain-containing protein, whose amino-acid sequence MESSIKPLLGKAAVAILLFAGSLVNATAAETSIPGAIAAPGETILLTAHAEGAQVYECKAGVDGKPAWTFREPIATLLVDGKTIGRHYAGPNWEHNDGSAVVGKVTGSAPGAAASDIAWLKLEVVSRRGNGVLTPATTVQRINTSGGKLDGACDRPGASRSAPYSADYVFLRKG is encoded by the coding sequence GTGGAAAGTTCGATCAAGCCGCTCCTAGGGAAAGCCGCTGTCGCGATCCTGTTGTTCGCGGGCTCGCTCGTGAACGCAACAGCCGCCGAAACATCCATCCCCGGCGCCATCGCGGCGCCAGGCGAGACGATTTTGCTCACCGCGCATGCCGAAGGCGCGCAGGTGTATGAATGCAAAGCGGGCGTCGACGGCAAGCCAGCCTGGACGTTCCGCGAACCGATCGCCACGCTGCTGGTCGATGGCAAGACCATCGGCCGCCACTATGCCGGACCGAACTGGGAGCATAACGACGGCAGCGCCGTGGTCGGCAAGGTCACAGGCAGTGCTCCGGGTGCAGCGGCGAGCGATATCGCCTGGCTGAAGCTCGAGGTGGTTTCCCGCCGCGGCAACGGCGTTCTCACTCCGGCGACGACCGTGCAGCGGATCAATACCAGCGGCGGCAAGCTCGATGGCGCATGCGACCGGCCCGGCGCGTCCCGCAGCGCGCCCTACTCCGCGGACTATGTGTTCCTGCGCAAGGGGTGA
- a CDS encoding DUF3303 domain-containing protein: MLFMVIERFKDRDPIPVYKRVRDAGIKFPEGLKYVGSWIESNFDRCFQLMECDDARLLQEWILNCQGLGMTFEVVPVVPSTETREVVAPFLDSN; the protein is encoded by the coding sequence ATGCTCTTCATGGTGATCGAGCGTTTCAAGGACCGGGATCCGATCCCGGTCTACAAGCGCGTGCGCGATGCGGGCATCAAATTTCCCGAAGGGCTGAAATATGTCGGCAGCTGGATCGAGTCCAATTTCGATCGCTGTTTTCAGCTGATGGAATGCGACGACGCCCGGCTGCTGCAGGAATGGATCCTGAACTGCCAGGGGCTCGGCATGACCTTCGAGGTCGTGCCGGTGGTGCCGAGCACAGAGACGCGCGAAGTGGTCGCGCCGTTTCTGGATTCGAACTAG
- a CDS encoding protein-L-isoaspartate O-methyltransferase family protein: MTDPIETRRRFYAEELRFTTHMSSARVQGAFATVPRERFVGDGPWRVKSLWNLADYWTTEDADPQNVYHDILIALDETLGLNNGQPSLWAFLFDRLGVAAGEQVLHLGSGTGYYTAILAELVGNEGSVTAIEIEPSMAERARPALAPWPQIILVHGDGASGPFSPVDLIVASAGATHPLPIWIDALKPGGRLLFPMTVTRGPGGMLLVRRHDGDEFSAQFLCAAAFYEFAGARDTDVASRLDQALTRDRGAGVNSLRREPHPEDEGCWLHGDGWCLSRREITAVPKAS; encoded by the coding sequence ATGACCGATCCGATCGAAACCCGGCGCCGGTTCTATGCGGAGGAACTTCGCTTCACCACCCACATGAGCTCCGCCCGGGTGCAAGGAGCCTTCGCAACGGTGCCGCGCGAGCGGTTCGTCGGCGACGGACCGTGGCGGGTCAAGAGCCTCTGGAACTTGGCCGACTATTGGACCACGGAGGATGCCGATCCCCAAAACGTCTATCACGACATCCTCATCGCGCTCGACGAGACGCTCGGCCTCAACAATGGCCAGCCCAGCCTCTGGGCCTTTCTGTTCGACAGGCTCGGCGTCGCCGCCGGCGAGCAAGTGCTGCATCTCGGCAGCGGTACCGGCTACTACACCGCGATCCTCGCCGAACTGGTCGGGAACGAAGGCAGCGTCACCGCGATCGAAATCGAGCCGTCGATGGCAGAGCGGGCAAGGCCGGCATTGGCGCCGTGGCCGCAAATTATCCTCGTCCACGGTGACGGCGCCAGCGGTCCGTTTTCGCCGGTCGATCTAATCGTCGCCAGCGCGGGCGCGACCCATCCGCTGCCGATCTGGATCGATGCACTGAAACCCGGCGGGCGGCTGTTGTTTCCGATGACGGTCACGCGTGGGCCCGGCGGCATGCTGCTGGTGAGGCGTCACGACGGCGACGAATTCAGCGCGCAATTCCTATGCGCAGCGGCCTTCTACGAATTCGCTGGCGCGCGCGATACCGATGTCGCCAGCCGTCTCGACCAAGCGCTCACGCGCGATCGCGGCGCGGGCGTCAACTCACTGCGCCGCGAGCCTCACCCGGAAGATGAAGGCTGCTGGCTGCACGGCGACGGCTGGTGCCTCTCCCGCCGCGAAATCACCGCAGTGCCGAAGGCCTCGTGA
- a CDS encoding PRC-barrel domain-containing protein translates to MTTVKLCASTILTAFADVQSELVGKAVVLTDGKAGTVESVWLDELHGLRISIRGHVGKWPISTIKMQQGRENAGPV, encoded by the coding sequence ATGACGACCGTGAAGCTCTGCGCGTCTACGATCCTCACCGCGTTCGCGGACGTGCAATCCGAGCTCGTTGGAAAAGCCGTCGTTCTCACCGACGGCAAAGCCGGCACGGTCGAGAGCGTTTGGCTGGACGAGCTGCACGGTTTGCGAATCTCCATCAGGGGGCACGTTGGGAAATGGCCGATCTCGACCATAAAAATGCAGCAGGGCCGCGAAAATGCCGGACCGGTTTAA
- a CDS encoding DUF1488 domain-containing protein, whose amino-acid sequence MIDFPNHSRSYDQTRRAVRFWGYDSAIEASFFIAEDALRRIQPDARTDESGFLNAFDCNRDLICAAAARMYVRGSRGSYDLVAANF is encoded by the coding sequence GTGATTGATTTCCCCAATCACAGTCGCTCGTATGACCAGACGCGGCGGGCCGTGCGATTCTGGGGATACGACAGCGCGATAGAGGCGTCATTCTTCATAGCGGAAGATGCATTGAGGCGAATTCAACCAGATGCGCGCACGGATGAGTCGGGATTTTTGAATGCGTTCGATTGCAACCGGGACTTGATCTGTGCCGCTGCCGCGAGGATGTATGTTCGCGGAAGCAGAGGTTCGTATGACCTGGTTGCCGCGAATTTTTAA
- a CDS encoding response regulator, translating into MMVLDHPLPPAVVLVVEDEMLLRMRAVDMVEDAGFTPLEAVDADEAVAILESRSDIALLLTDIQMPGTMDGLGLARSVRERWPPIKIILVSGQLRLADIEIPADSRFFGKPLEAGEMIAEMQSMIGRA; encoded by the coding sequence ATGATGGTCCTGGATCACCCGCTTCCCCCCGCAGTCGTTCTCGTCGTCGAAGACGAAATGCTGCTACGGATGCGCGCGGTCGATATGGTGGAGGACGCCGGTTTTACCCCGCTTGAGGCCGTGGATGCCGACGAAGCTGTCGCCATTCTGGAATCCAGGTCCGACATCGCGCTGCTGCTCACGGACATCCAGATGCCCGGCACCATGGACGGCCTGGGACTTGCGCGCTCCGTGCGCGAACGTTGGCCGCCGATCAAGATCATCCTGGTCTCAGGCCAGTTGAGGCTGGCGGACATCGAAATTCCCGCCGACAGCCGGTTTTTCGGCAAGCCGCTCGAAGCCGGGGAAATGATTGCCGAGATGCAGAGCATGATCGGTCGCGCTTGA
- a CDS encoding sensor histidine kinase, whose translation MFEIDDHQDDRRLSTEAPLPPEFLAAENVSLRLLLAQAEIDARGLLAQAGIDAREREAADRLQKLILEELHHRIKNTLATVSAIASQSLRGVPGAEHAQDAIAGRLLALGRAHDLLLQARWTSADLGKIVRGATEAFDNPDMPKFTIAGPDVRMTSGAVIAIAMTLNELCTNTTKFGALSVAAGRVDIGWTLDPRSQRLQLTWAERNGPAVRAPEKRSFGTRLIETLGRQLKGDVHLRYEPGGFTYVLDVPLASLTAMTSEQPSA comes from the coding sequence ATGTTTGAAATCGACGACCATCAGGACGACCGCCGTTTGAGTACCGAGGCGCCGCTCCCACCGGAGTTTCTCGCGGCCGAGAATGTCAGCCTTCGGCTGCTGCTGGCGCAAGCCGAAATCGATGCGAGGGGCCTGCTTGCCCAGGCCGGCATCGACGCCAGGGAGCGCGAAGCGGCGGACAGGCTTCAGAAGCTGATCCTCGAAGAACTGCACCACCGCATCAAGAATACGCTGGCGACCGTCAGCGCCATCGCCTCCCAAAGCTTGCGCGGCGTGCCGGGCGCCGAACATGCGCAGGACGCCATCGCAGGCCGTCTGCTGGCGCTGGGGCGGGCTCACGACCTTTTATTGCAGGCAAGATGGACCAGCGCGGACCTCGGGAAGATCGTTCGCGGCGCCACCGAAGCGTTCGACAATCCGGATATGCCTAAATTCACGATTGCTGGACCCGATGTCCGGATGACGTCGGGAGCTGTGATCGCGATTGCGATGACCCTCAACGAACTCTGCACCAACACCACGAAGTTCGGCGCATTGTCGGTGGCAGCCGGCCGCGTCGACATCGGCTGGACGCTCGATCCGAGGTCGCAGCGTCTGCAACTGACATGGGCCGAGCGGAACGGCCCCGCGGTTCGCGCTCCGGAAAAGCGCAGTTTCGGCACACGCTTGATCGAGACGCTCGGCCGACAGCTAAAGGGCGACGTCCATCTGAGGTATGAACCCGGTGGCTTCACCTACGTCCTCGATGTGCCCTTGGCATCGCTGACGGCGATGACGTCCGAACAGCCCTCAGCCTGA
- a CDS encoding transglutaminase-like domain-containing protein, whose protein sequence is MKLRVGYEMIYDFPQPTPLIAVLGMHFTRASDVIVPDYLTTGPSVPITPYRDGFGNWCSRLVAPAGRMRLAADGTVRDSGLPDVIVPSAAQHAVEDLPAEAIVYLLGSRYCETDRLSDIAWRLFEKTPPGWARVQAICDFVHHHITFGYEHARPTMTAWEVFNEGRGVCRDYAHLAIAFCRCMNIPARYCTGYLGDIGMPPPYGVGDFAGWFEAYLGGHWYTFDARNNIPRIGRVLIAQGRDAADVPLTQTFGPNTLVSFKVWTDEIV, encoded by the coding sequence ATGAAACTTCGTGTCGGCTACGAGATGATCTACGACTTTCCGCAGCCGACGCCGTTGATTGCCGTGCTGGGCATGCATTTCACGCGGGCATCCGACGTCATCGTGCCCGATTACCTCACCACCGGCCCTTCGGTCCCCATCACGCCCTATCGGGATGGCTTCGGCAACTGGTGCAGCCGGCTCGTCGCGCCGGCGGGCCGCATGCGGCTTGCTGCCGACGGCACGGTACGCGACAGCGGTCTTCCCGATGTGATCGTGCCTTCGGCCGCGCAACACGCGGTCGAGGATCTTCCGGCGGAGGCGATCGTCTATCTCCTCGGCAGCCGCTATTGCGAGACCGACCGGCTCTCCGACATCGCATGGCGGCTGTTTGAGAAGACCCCGCCGGGCTGGGCGCGGGTGCAGGCGATTTGCGACTTCGTGCACCATCACATCACGTTCGGCTATGAGCACGCGCGGCCGACCATGACGGCGTGGGAAGTGTTCAACGAAGGCAGGGGAGTCTGCCGCGACTACGCGCACCTTGCCATCGCGTTCTGCCGCTGCATGAACATTCCGGCGCGATATTGCACCGGCTATCTCGGCGACATCGGGATGCCGCCACCCTACGGCGTGGGAGATTTCGCCGGCTGGTTCGAGGCCTATCTCGGCGGCCACTGGTATACCTTCGATGCCCGCAACAACATTCCGCGAATCGGTCGCGTCCTGATTGCCCAGGGCCGTGATGCCGCGGACGTTCCGCTCACCCAAACCTTTGGGCCGAACACGCTCGTCAGCTTCAAAGTGTGGACCGACGAGATCGTGTGA
- a CDS encoding DUF1488 family protein, producing the protein MALTRGNFVGYEFDRMVVRFSMVDGQREINCAVSTSAMDDLEKPERTKAEQREAQFLRLRDRIEEQAARKFLAQEFEGTPPGIILRSIDFRVSA; encoded by the coding sequence ATGGCACTGACACGCGGCAACTTTGTCGGTTATGAGTTCGACCGGATGGTGGTCAGGTTTTCGATGGTCGACGGTCAACGGGAGATCAACTGTGCCGTCAGCACCTCCGCCATGGACGACCTGGAAAAGCCGGAGCGGACCAAGGCCGAGCAACGCGAAGCACAATTCCTGAGGCTGCGCGACCGGATCGAGGAGCAGGCTGCTCGCAAGTTCCTGGCTCAGGAGTTCGAGGGCACGCCACCCGGCATCATCCTGCGCAGCATCGATTTCCGGGTCAGCGCGTAG